A region of the Chroicocephalus ridibundus chromosome 1, bChrRid1.1, whole genome shotgun sequence genome:
TTCATGCATGCTGTGTGCACAAGAGGTGCTCGTGTTGCTGGGTGCTCTGCCCACCCATGGGCACGTGCAACGGTTTGGTGCTGCAAGTACACGTGTCAGTGTCTGTACGTGCATAAACTATATAAATGGCAGCAGACGCTTCACTTGCGTGACCCCATGGAGAAGTCCTCAGCACAGAAGGGTTAGCTGGTGTCCTTCTCACAGGCAGGAGCCTGCTTCCACAGTCCAGTGCTTGctgctccggggagaccttattgcggcctttcagtacttaaaaggggcttcTAAGAAAGACAGGAAcggactttttagtagggcctgttgcaattgtacaaggggtaatggatttaaactaagagagggtaggtttagactagatataaagaagaaattttttacagtgagggtggcaaagcactggaagaggttgcccagagaggtggtagatgccccatccctggaaacattgaaggtcaggttggacggggctctgagcaacctgatctagttgaagatgtccctgctcattgcagggggtttggactaggtgacctttaaaggtcccttccaacccaaacttaGATAAATTTAGCTAAACCGTAACGGTTCAATGAGCAAGCTTGGTTCGGTAACTATTTACTACATCGTGCAGTTGCAAGAAGGGGAGACAGTCCACTGAAACAGTCCTAGGGATACGAAACAATACAGAAAGATTGTGAAGTTACTGTTTTAATGATTCCCAGAACAATGAGATCTGGAGTTAATGCAATGCCGAGCAGTTTCTGTTCTCAAAGGAATATTTAATGTATcactttctgatttttgtttcagaaaaattctTCGTAGCCGGGATTAACCTTACTGAAAATTTAAGGTATATTCTCGTACACCCATTTGGATCATTGAAGAAAATGACACTCCAGAGTCTTCCATGCTTGAAAATCTGGATAAAGCAGCAGTATCCAGGACCAAAGAAACAATGTATTAACATCATTGCCGGAGACTTCATAGGAAATGGTGACTTTGTCAAAGATGTGATAGAacttaacacaaaaataaatcctCCATTACACTGTCAAAGTAAAGGGGCTGGAACAAATAGcatttccttctcagcttcttAATCTGTGAAAAGCCAAAAAGCCTTTGTCTTGCATTTAATGTGTCCTGGTTTAAACATCCTGGATCCCATGAAGGTCCAGTTAACTTTAACCAGGGATGTTTTAAAGACTCAGTAAGAAAAGTGCTCTCAACATCATCAAGGTTTCAAGGCCTTTTCACAGAAAAGAGAGCATGCAGACCTGGCTGAAGTCTCTAGAGAAATATGGTATAGGTACAATTTACTTGGAGGTGCTTAGATTCTGTAGCAGCAGTTGGCAATACTGAAAGTCCCAAGAATTTaatcctattttattttacttatgaGCAAGGAGAAATACGTCGGTAGCTGCAAGAATTATTTTGTGATAAGATTTTATCTTACTTATAATTGTAAATATATTCTGCACAGCTTGCAATCCCCGTTCTCAATATTTTATGTCAGTGTGAAACTGACTTGTCTGTTTTCATAGTTTGTGTTAAATGTAGGAAaggaacagtttaaaaatattttgatatattgAAGAAACAGTAGTGACAATCCTATTTGACAcaatttttatacatatacacTAATACATCATTAACATTAGAGATCTAGAAGTGGCCGTACTGTTGTTGTGGTGCTGAAGGATCAGTTTGTGAGCCCGTTAACCAACAGGGCAGTCACCAAAATTGTTTATGATTTGTAAGAGGTATGCGTGTTTGAACTCATTTTATCACTCATGCCAGTTCTGCAGTGATGAAGATACCAAAACTAGGCCCCTAGAGTGTTTTGTCTGTGGTAACAAAATATGTTGTATTAGGTGTTGCCAAAATATGCCTTACATTGAAAATAAACACATATGAAACAAATTCCTTACCTAAACTCAGACCGCTCTAAAAATACAGATTCTTGGCTTCTGTCATACTCATTCGGGGTTTCACTACTGtttttttatttacctgtttTAGTAGCTCTAGAGTTATTTTTCCTCTCAATAAGTATTTTTTGCTTATGTAAAAACTAAGGGTTTTATGTTGTTTGCCATTGCGTATTAAtcctatttttctatttttttaaatgaactgtgcAATAACAGATGATCATGAAGGTAAGAGAAATGGCAAGCATCGGGactaaaacaaaaccaggcaTTGTATGAAGTTCACTACGCAGCTTCATCAATATACCTCACTTTTCAGATGCACTTTATACGCAAAAGCTGAGTTCAAACATCTGGCAAGATGTTAATGTTTGCAGGAGTTTGAAATCAACAGCTACTTGCTATCAGGTCAAACTCGGCCTAGACTTCTCAGCACGAGAGGCTAAGATGCTACCTCCTCATGCAATCTCTTGCAATTGCAGAATACATAGGAGTAAACACCCAAACATTCCATTTATATATAAAGACTTTCTAAATGcttttttacagtgctttttaTCCTTGTTCTTACCTCTATGTACTTCGTACTGAGCAGGCagtttagttttgattttttttctacagtcacTACCTGCATGAAGTGTTACATTATACATCCTCGgaatgtttttctgcctggcttttgTACTCTCAAGTGGCTTGTTACTCTGTCTAATAAAACTTGATCTCTTAGTGTAATACGGACTGAAatggttttccttctcctttatgtGATACTGATTGTTTTATTGGTTCCCAGTAGTAATTCATAACTCAGGTAATGGatcaggttttggtttgtttttttaatttgtgaaattATTTCACACAAAATCCCTGGTTTGCTGTAACTTAAATGTCTTCTCTTTAAGAACTGACACAGTAGTACGTATTGTGGCTAAATTACAGTAGGCAAGAAAACTGTACGGGTAAAAGATGTTCCTGGCTAACTTTATTGCTTGAATATACAAATCTATGATTTTTTGCTTCACTGCAATACAACACAGCAGTTATTTTACTTAAATATGTATCCAAGCAGAATGCATGAACCTATCTGTATTATTTATATACAGCCAACCACATTTTGTTCACTAACTTTCATTTTCCAAGGACCATCTGACACACCTTAactataataaatattattttattccaAAAAGGGGGGTAAAACCCTTTACTTATATGATATGAGAAACTTAGTACTTTTCTGAAAGTTAATTGAGATGCCATCCAGTGATTTCCACGTGTTTGAGGTCCACAGCTTACAGCCAACAactgttttaatgttaaaaatttaGTGCTGTCCTTGCACTTGCTGACAGAACGAAGCTCCAAGCTCTTATTGTTTCCAAACAGAAGTTTTCTGAAGCAGTGTCCATTTCTAAAATCCATCAAAAACATCAACTGGGGAAGAAATACTCTTCAGCACCCAGGCTAACAGatcattaattttgtttcacaTCCTCTTAATGAGAtccatttcttttcctagaaaagGATGCAGTTTCATGGCATAAAAATCTTACTGTTTGGAAAGAGGCTCTTGTATCTGCCAAAAGCAGAATTGCCGATTATCACCTTCACTCTGGCTGTGCCATCTTCAGGCATGACTTCTACTTCCTGAACTGTTGCTTCTTTATAGAGCCAACTGTAGAAGTAAAAGCATATTAGCAACTTAAAGGTATGACACACCGCATAAAATGTGATCTTTGTTTTAGGGCAGCATGTTCCAGTCTAGGCAATTTAACACTTTAAGATGAAGTGCTTCACTTAACTTCTCATTTGCTGTTTGGAAATAGGGTATAGTGTTTTCATAAATCTTTCAGGTTTGTGTTTTTTATCAGAAATCTGGCTCCAGGACCAGCGGCACGGTCTTTCAGGAAGTATGTTTTATTGTACTAACACACAGAATTCTGTGAAGGACCCTTTCAGAAGCAGACTCTAGGGTATCTAATGGGCATATTGTTTCTCAATAGGTCAGAAAACTTTGATAATTATCCCTCTAGCTCTTAACGTGAATTAAAATTAGTATGATATGATATGGAAATTTTAAGACATGCAAGACAGAGTTTCATATTTCTCCAAGTCCTTCTTGCAATTGAAAATTATTTACCTTAGCTGAGGTCCCTGTAAGTTGACATTAACTGTCAGAATCTTCTTCCCTGTTGCTatcaaaatttttttctctatttcttctttcagctctTCTAAACCATGTCCACGTAGAGCAGAAATGGCTAAAGCATTTTCTTCGGTGGGTTTATACCTGAAAGGTAACAATTGCTAGCACATTTGGTTTTGACGATTAGGCTGTGAAAATATTCCAAGCACACCCAATTTAACCGTGTTACTTTATAATGGCACCTTCCTACAGAGGCCACTTCTTGGATGACTcaagttatttcttttgtaattaaaagaTAATGAATTCTTTTTAAGACCATATTTACATATGtaaaagaatgagaaacactATTAAACGCATTCAGAAGCGTGGGAGCTTTTTTCTACAGTAAGAATTAAAAAGCTTCCAGAACATAAGAAATGTTTAAGTACACTTAGCATCTCTTGCTTACCTTTCTATCAAATCCACTTTGTTATGAACTTCTACCATTGAGTCCAATAAACGGCTGGGAAGATTAAGATTCTTCAGAACTGACAGAACAGTTGCTTTCTGGAGCACGGTTTCTGGATGAGTAATATCCCTCACATGAACTATCAGATCCTAGCAAGTATCAATATGCAAGATAGTTAACTCAATGAAACTCACCGGTTACAAGTTGCAGAGATTTTATACTGTTTTCGCGATGCTAATTCATATAAAATACTTTCCTAGCCATTAGCTAATGCACTGGCAGGTCAACACTGTAAAATGAACTACTAGAGTATTTAAACCAATACTCGTTTTCGTACCATCATAGAAGAAAATCTGTAGCACCTTAGTCTTTAACTCCACAGCGAGTACGAGTTGCCTCCAACAACCCTGAAACAAACCCTGTCAATCAAGCTAGTTACAGAATCCGGAGTTCAAATAATAACTGATCTAATTTTTCAAAGCCAAAGCTGTGTAACAATAAGACTTAAAAAatactggagaagaaaaagagtgaaCTCTACAAAGGTTATAGAAGAGTATGgctgaaaaactgtttaaaaaatggggggggggaaacccccatGTAActtgtaattctgtttttaaattcaaaatgcaGAAGATTCTAATTCTCCTTATTCTTAGTTCCTGAGATGATATTACTTCACTTAGAAAGCTTTATACAAAAGTTACCAGTTTCAAGTACATACACAATCATGTTTGTCCTGATAAAACCAAGCaaccaaattaaatatttgcattcaaaatgttttgtcATCTTTGCTCAAGATACTGCTTCAAACTTCTGAAAGTGACAGAGAATTAAATTTCTTGCCTTTCGTTTAACGCTTCAGAATAAGAGACGAATAGGGCAGTTGCAGTCAGCTTTTGAAAGTCCTATTATTACATGGTGAAGAGTCTAATCCTCAGAATTCCATTATCTTTGACATTCCAATACCACTGAATTCCATTACCTTTGACAATACAGGCTTTTTGTTTAAATGTCTGTGTATATGGAGCTTTACATTGTGCTATAACACAGGAAACTACCTTTAATGAGAAAATGATTGGAAAAGTATGTTTATGTTTATTACATGCTGCCTGCATCACATCACGACCACCCACTTTTAGTGATATAGGAAAccttaaagttaaaaaaagatcATTCCAGaggctttatttaatttttaactctCAAGAAAACTAGCCTCAACTTATTCTGATGCACTGGTTAGATGTTCATAtgtttaataagaaaaatctcatttatcTGGTTTACATATCATGGAGGACACATATTACATATACTCCAAAGAAACCCTTTCTGAAATCTCTTCATATCTATATATTCTGCATAATTTCAAGTGTCAGAAAATAGGCTTATGGTAAGATATTTACCTCATTATCTTAGGAGACTACTGCAGAAAGCCAGCTACCTCACTAAGAACAGCATGCCAATTAACAGCATGCCTTTTTTGAAGGGGTGAGGATTatctaaaaggaaattaattttagttCTCAATTTTTATCGTGGACTACTTACTGAGTAAACCACTTCTTCTAATGTAGCTGAAAAGGACTCAACCAGATTATGTGGAAGATCAGTCAGAAACCCAATAGTGTCAACATAAATAACTGCCATATGCGAGGGCAGATAGCCAGCATGGGCTGTGATATCAAGAGTGGCGAACAGCTGATCTCTGGGTTGAAGTCCTGCTTCACCAGTCAAGGCTTTGATCAAGGTAGTTTTTcctaattaaggaaaaaaagaacaagattttAATGGCTGGtttcaagtaaaaaaattaatttgcaaggTTTTCAGGTGAGTTGTATTGATGTAACATATCTTTTCATATCTATTCCACTAATTTAAATCTAGCCTATGATTAAGTATCTATATGATGTTAGGAAATCCAAAGACAGTCTTAACTTTTATAACTTGGAATTGGATTTAAGGCCACGTCCGGAAGCTATGCTGTGAAATCACAAGATGATCAAAGACTGAACTGACCTGCAAAGTGACATACCCACATTTCTCACCTCTAAGACTATCTGAAGGGCACTGCCATGACAGCATTAGAAAGCATACATTTATGCACACCTCAGTGCTTCTGGTGTCAAATAAAACAATTCAATATTTACTTGTTAAATCCAACAATAAACAGAAGCACTAATAATATGTAGCTTATTAGGTTTATGCTTTTATTGGGTGTTTCCTAATGAACATAATACTAGAGACATTTATTTAAACTCAATTAATATTTCACAGGATTTAGTCATTAAACTAAAGTGCTCAGTATATACCCTAGTTAAAGGATTTCAATTATGTGTACAAAattgtaatatatatattttgttgaATATTCAGTTTTAAAAGTATGGAAGCatgacatttaagaaaaatatacagtGTAATCCAAATCTTTGAGTATGTAACTGATAACAAAATTAGTGTAAGGTAAGTGTGTTTTTATAAAGCTGTTGCGTAAGAAAATGAACTGGTCTTAAGACAATGTAACCTGAAAAAAGGGTATAGTCCAAAGTCTATTTATGCCTTGTGCATGAATTCGCTTGTGtaagctataaaaaaaatagaaaaaacctTTAGCTTTATTTAGAATCTCTTATGAACACATCTCAGAACAGTATACGTCAATCAATGAAAAGCTACAGTGCTTAAACACATTTCTCAGATCAACTGCCAACTGTCCTGAATTTTCTGCCTGTGCCTCAAGCCTTCCCAGTGATCCAAACCCCACGTACTTTTCTCTACCCATtctgatcccagtaagaaagatTCATATAAAGGGACAAAAGTAGTATAGTTTTAAGCCctatatataaaatctttttgGCATAATAGGTGCTAGGCATTTCTCCAAAACATGTCttcaagtctggaaaaaaaaaaaaagaaaaaaagaacatctaCAACAAGCATCATTTGCTTCCTAACTATATCCTAATTGACATATATTTATTACacaatttaaaaactaattaaaagatGAAGCCTATTCACAGTGAAATGAGATTCTGGCTAGAGTTTCTAATTATTAATTAGACAATGTAAGCTCTTTTGTGTTACAATTTCATGAGGTTTTGCTTACCACAATTAGTATAGCCCATTACTGAGATAATCGGAAACTCGCGTTTTCTGCGCTGAGTTCTAAGTAAAGacctttttcttcttagtttCTCCAGGGCATTCCTAAttttaagttctttttctttcaagatacGGTTCTGTGTCTCCATGAATGTTTCAcctgaaaaatacaaatgaataatTGGCAGAATAGTCTACAAGAGAAACAGTAAACCATGTGATGTTGTGCATTTGGAAATCAAGTGAGTTAGCACCAGGGCACATGAAGTTATAAATAAGCAACTAAAACTATGTATTCTTGCCTAAGATAGAGTCAGACtgataagtaatttttaaaacataagctAAGCGCTCTAGAATAACCATGTGCTGATGATAAACCACTGTGGCAGCAAGTACTCTGTCCATGGCTACTTACTCAACCAGTACAGACCAAAACTTTATTATTTAAGCTACTTTACAATAAATTTTTGTACATTCACTTAGTTAGATGAAGACCACAAACAGTTTTTCCTCCCAGTCTCCTCCAAAAAATATAAGATGCAGTTACATTTGTTTCAAGGCTATGGAGAAAAAATATCCTCTAATTCATGAGAATATTTAGACTTTACCTGAGCCCATGATGTATCTCGATCCACCTCTCTGCTGATCTAGCCGAGATACCTCATTTTTCAGATTTGACCTGGCAGTGGAGTAACAGTTAATTagaagcaattttctttaatCAAGCTATCCTAAAATGCCTAACAAACACAAAGCGTAGTGACATTCTAATAGTACAAATAAAACCACTAAATGACAGAGCTCTAAATAAAGCCTGCTCACATCGAGAAGCCCGGCAAAGAAAATCCTGATTTTTCTGGCTTCTCAACCGTGGTTTGAAAAATCATGCAACTCTCTTAGAAAATTATAATGGCTATTCTGAAATTTCAGAGAGCCAAAGATGCCTCTGATCCATCCACACAACCTACCCGAACTGCCGTGTACAAAGATTTCTATGCCATGTAATgtagaaatgtgaaaaattcaGATACAAGTTAATGTCTTTAATGTTCCTTGTTAATAGCTTTCCTTATTAAGCCCATCAATATTATGTATGGGATATATAATGTTCAATTCTCACACATTCTTTCAATCTATCTTCTGCATTAGAAAGAACCGGGACGTTTTAATGAGAAATATCTTTTGTAAGATTATGTATTGAACACTTTCTGGATTTGCCTGTCAGCATTGCAAAAGCTTCAAACAGTGAcattaaagcaaatatttctatGCTCTAATCAATCATTGAGCATACTATGCAAGCACTGAAACAGTGTCACTTTTATTTACAGTTCGGTATTACCATTTTTGTTACTGTAAAGAAATAGTcactaaaatatgcaaatatcaGCATGTGATTTGCACAGCTTGAGGTACCTGAGAAGTGGAATTTCGGCCAATGCTATTTGAAGTTTTGCTTCTTTGGTCCGGGCGTTACAACGAAAAATGTGAAGTACAACTGTGTATCTGTCAAAGACTTTCACGCCCCAGGCATCTTCTAGTTCTTTCTTTAGCCATGTAagacaaaatacacattttctgtCCCGCACAGTATCAGTAGATCAGTTCCTACACAGCACTACAATTGGTTAGCTGATGGACACTTGAACTCAGAGGATCTCAGGATTCCATTTCAATGTATGGGTAATGATTATGAGCACGCAAAGGTAAAAATTGGTTGACTATGAAGAAAGGTGAAAGAGAGCTTAGAAGCTAGAACTTTATGTCCAGGTCCATCAAATTCAGCGAGAAACCTTCTGTCGACTTTAATGGATTCTGACAACAGCTCTTACAGCACCTCTCAGAATCAAGAATCTCAGTGGTTAAGTCCTTGCTAAAAATAATTACGAAATAATGGTATGGGAAAGGATAAGGCtaacataggaaaagaaaaaagattgccaaaattgaagaaaaaaataaaaatagaaagagaggaaggcaggaaaattatttcataacCAGCTTCTCACAAAATACTtataaaaaaccacaaacaaacaaccaaacaaaaaaatcccatccttGCTCTAATTCAGCAAAAGACACTTAAAGTATGCAGTATTTCCCCTCTACCATCTCAAAAACCCAGAATGATTGCATTTTATACATGTTCTCAAACACTTTCTTGAATCAACACTGTTAAATTGCTCTTTAAGATCTAGATttgcaaaaagactttttttgttgttagcaaATCTAGTAACAAAAGTACTCACACTGTAaattagggaataaaaaaataggaaattgaaatcaaatattttcagcttCCATCTCATCAGCAAATTGAAGTGTTTGAGAAAACTACCTATTAAGAGATAATTACCATATCAGTTCATTTTATCATCAGGGAAAGCATTCAAAATTACCAGCAAAGCATTAATGTCTGCTTGCAGAGTTTGCGTGCACTTTACACCCTGCATGATGCTGTACATGCAAAGAAACcaagaaagtatttatttcagtttgtctAAGCGTTTCAAAGAGCGTCTATAGTTCATGCACCAGTTATTTTACTgccagggtttaaaaaaaaaaaaaaaaagtgaagcatgCTCCTCCTCTCAAAGTAATCTGTCCATTTAAAATATAGTTTCTTTTTATGGTTTAGGAACGAAAGTTTAAATATCTGAAACATTCAAATATAAGCTTGCTCTGAATTTACGCTTCATATTCAAAATACAATACAGCACCCACAGAACTAAAGGAAAATGAATACACTATCCATATGGGTATAGAAACTTGTGCATATAGCTAATCCAAAATGTTGACATTCTTCATAACAAAAGCTGCGTTACCACCTCCATTTTGTGAAAAAGACCTTGACTAACTTTTCCAACATTTTAAGCAGAGCCAGTGGCAAACGCCGGAGCAGAGTTTATGCTAAATAGCTATTAGGATGCTGGAAAAATTCATGCATGAGAGCTGGAAACACATATATCAACTGGACAAACGTAATAGGAATTAAGTTTCCTTTCAACAAAGCTCAGTCCAGGTGGCTTCATATATTACCATTTGCAAATTCAGAGTCATAACTGACCCTACTTCTCATAATATCAATAGCTTCTGAACAATACTGATGTAAAGAATATGATTTGATATTGATTACCTTTGTTAGTGAAGATATTCTTTCCACATTCAAGAAGACAGCTGTCACATGGGgcaattttttaatcttttctaaaaGATGGATAACCATTACAAAATACAGTGTTAAACAtcaattctctttttaaaatatactgaatataAAACCATTTTGCACTGAGCAGAATGCTCAAAAAATATCAAATGGCATCATATTCTTTCACGGTACAGTTATATTTGCACTAATTTAGTACTATGTCAAGAACAGCAGCCACTTACACTTATGTAAGTCACATAAATGCAGGGATTAAGTTGCCTCACACATTTTCAGTGAGCACAGGTTATTTCTATTCCGTGTTACTTTTGTAaccttaaaaaaattctttgaagtTTGTTTGCAAACCTGCATGATGGATAAAcaaagttctctctctcttcagctttCAAACCTATCCTTAAACAGTTCAGCTGCAGAAGTCTTCCATTTAGAATGATGCAATGGTGAAAAATCTCAGTCCTTACCTGTCAAAGCCTGAAAGTTTCCTTTGCCAAAAACAAACTTCTTGTCAGGATTTTTTGTAGGGATAATTATTTTATCTAAAACCGTCCAGTTCGGAAGGGTATCTACAAGAGCAACGGCCTCAGCAATCTGCAATTCAGCTTTAtgaatgcacaaaaaaaaaaaaaaaaggaaaaaaaaagaagagattataATATACTAACAT
Encoded here:
- the GTPBP6 gene encoding putative GTP-binding protein 6 — protein: MCPAAAGWAGRRYLGASVAAGAWTEGRAARGGPSPVSCAGEAVAMGPGRLSQSLLLRCRRAAAALGMARCRPSSARPLSAAVGLRAPQRPPGRGEPPRAGGGGRWKGMTDAGGGAEEEEEDEEDVEEEEVEELLGPSPLAVGPGAQRLAVVHPAVKWGPKKSPLTTAELQIAEAVALVDTLPNWTVLDKIIIPTKNPDKKFVFGKGNFQALTEKIKKLPHVTAVFLNVERISSLTKKELEDAWGVKVFDRYTVVLHIFRCNARTKEAKLQIALAEIPLLRSNLKNEVSRLDQQRGGSRYIMGSGETFMETQNRILKEKELKIRNALEKLRRKRSLLRTQRRKREFPIISVMGYTNCGKTTLIKALTGEAGLQPRDQLFATLDITAHAGYLPSHMAVIYVDTIGFLTDLPHNLVESFSATLEEVVYSDLIVHVRDITHPETVLQKATVLSVLKNLNLPSRLLDSMVEVHNKVDLIERYKPTEENALAISALRGHGLEELKEEIEKKILIATGKKILTVNVNLQGPQLSWLYKEATVQEVEVMPEDGTARVKVIIGNSAFGRYKSLFPNSKIFMP